Genomic window (Bacillaceae bacterium S4-13-56):
TGAGCATCATTTCTTATTATTTAGTGGAAAAATTTCCTTCGTTTAGGATGGGGATTGCTCGATTAAAGAAAAGAGTATTTCAGGATCGCACACTCACCGTTAGCCAGGTCATGATTTTAAGGATCATGCCTTTTGTACATTTTCATTTACTGTCACTTTATCTTATGGACATGTCCACAAACTTTAGAGAATATGCCTACTATTCAGCTATTGGGGTAATTTTGCCTTCCTTCCTATATACAGCATTTGGCGAGGCAATTACAGAGTTGCCTTGGTATGGAACTTTGGTCCTATTTAGTTTTTTACTGGGTATTTATTTGATTACTGAAAGAGTTCAAAGGTGGAGAGTAGAGGCGAATTAGTGTTTTCTCTCTCTACTGAAAGTGTTTTTAGTTAATGTGCTCTCGTTATTGTGGATTCTTAAGGAAGTTTTATGTTAATGTGCTTTTTTTTTGGGATTTAAGTGAAACTTTTATACTTTAAGAGACGATCAGAGGCTTTTGATGACGATCCTGAAAATTTAAGTGCCAACATGCCTGTTTTAATTGATGCTTTTCCCGGACATGGGGCTAGTAGATGAACTTGAGTGCTACCGATGTTGCTTGAGTGACGATAGCTTGGTTTGAGTGCCGCCTCTCTTACTCCATAGTGATGAAAATACTGTTTATGTAACGATTTTTCGGGAGACAGATAGACAGATAACGAATGTGGTATCCGAACCATTTGGGGGACAAGACCAACTCGAAGGACATGGGGATAGGGGTTGGGAGGTGTTATAGGTTTTGGAGGAGGCACTCAAACCATTGGGTCATGCCCTTGGGTGCTAACAATCAATGGGGGATAGCCACTGATTGAAGTTTCACTTTATAAATAGAAGGCTGTCGTAACTACCGGCAGCCTTCTATTTTATCCCTCTAGTATTTTAACGACGAATTTTCTTTGTCGAGGTCCATCAAATTCACAAAAATAAATCCCCTGCCATGTTCCCAACACGAGTTCACCTCCATCAACAATAAGAGTTTGGACATGCCCAACGGTACTCACTTTCAAATGGGAGGCAGTATTCCCTTCTAAGTGCTGATCTTTTGGGTGTTCCCAAGGATAAACTTCATCTAACCGCATGAGCATATCATTTTTAACATCTGGATCGGCATTTTCATTAACCGTGATTCCTGCAGTTGTATGCAAGGAACTGACGGCCACAAGACCGTTTTTAACACCAACCTCCTGTAACCAATTTTCAATTTGTCTAGTAATATCAATCATTTGTGAGTGCCGATGAGTCTGTAAAGAAAATGTTTTGAGCATAGTGTCCTACATCCTTTCGAAACATTCAATAAAGAAAATGTAACATAGGATGCTTATAGATTCTATTCTTGCGATGTAGA
Coding sequences:
- a CDS encoding VTT domain-containing protein translates to MEQFDHSLELFIEGAGWLAPLLFIILHVIRPLLFLPVIVVCIAGGVLFGLIEGAILSFIGLTLMSIISYYLVEKFPSFRMGIARLKKRVFQDRTLTVSQVMILRIMPFVHFHLLSLYLMDMSTNFREYAYYSAIGVILPSFLYTAFGEAITELPWYGTLVLFSFLLGIYLITERVQRWRVEAN
- a CDS encoding secondary thiamine-phosphate synthase enzyme YjbQ, with the translated sequence MLKTFSLQTHRHSQMIDITRQIENWLQEVGVKNGLVAVSSLHTTAGITVNENADPDVKNDMLMRLDEVYPWEHPKDQHLEGNTASHLKVSTVGHVQTLIVDGGELVLGTWQGIYFCEFDGPRQRKFVVKILEG